In Methylococcus geothermalis, one genomic interval encodes:
- a CDS encoding DnaJ C-terminal domain-containing protein codes for MEFKDYYKILGVERSATEDEIKKAYRKLARKYHPDVSKEKDSEAKMKEINEAYEVLRDPEKRAAYDRLGASYRGGQEFRPPPDWDAGFEFTHGGFARETDFSDFFNSLFGGFGRRTRGFRARGEDHHAKIVVDLDDSFRGASRTLNLRVPQLDEQGRLVMRERTLQVQIPKGIREGQLIRLVGQGAPGLGGGPSGDLYLEVHFKPHRLYRVDGRDLYLTLPVAPWEAALGATVEAPAPTGTVEVRIPAQSQNGRKLRLKGQGIPGDPPGDLYLVLDVVLPPADTEQAKEFYRNMARQMAFDPRRALGV; via the coding sequence GTGGAATTCAAGGATTACTACAAGATACTCGGGGTCGAGCGCTCGGCCACCGAGGACGAGATCAAGAAGGCTTACCGCAAGCTGGCCCGCAAATACCATCCCGATGTCAGCAAGGAGAAGGACTCGGAAGCCAAGATGAAGGAGATCAACGAAGCCTACGAGGTGTTGCGCGATCCGGAAAAGCGGGCGGCTTACGATCGACTGGGGGCCAGTTATCGCGGCGGTCAGGAATTCCGGCCGCCGCCGGATTGGGATGCCGGCTTCGAATTCACCCACGGAGGTTTTGCTCGCGAAACGGACTTCAGTGACTTTTTCAACAGCCTTTTCGGCGGTTTCGGCCGGCGCACCCGGGGCTTCCGCGCGCGCGGCGAGGATCATCATGCCAAGATTGTCGTCGATCTCGACGACAGCTTTCGCGGCGCCAGCCGTACCCTCAACCTGCGCGTGCCGCAGCTCGACGAGCAGGGCCGTCTGGTGATGCGCGAACGCACGCTGCAGGTGCAGATCCCCAAGGGTATCCGCGAGGGTCAACTCATCCGTCTGGTCGGCCAGGGCGCCCCCGGCTTGGGGGGTGGTCCATCGGGCGATCTTTACCTGGAGGTGCATTTCAAGCCGCATCGGCTCTACCGGGTCGATGGCCGCGATCTCTATCTCACCTTGCCGGTGGCCCCGTGGGAAGCGGCCCTGGGGGCGACCGTGGAGGCACCGGCGCCGACCGGTACCGTGGAAGTGCGCATTCCCGCCCAGTCGCAGAACGGACGCAAGCTGCGCCTCAAGGGGCAAGGCATTCCCGGTGATCCGCCCGGAGACCTTTATCTCGTGCTGGACGTCGTGCTGCCTCCGGCGGACACCGAACAGGCGAAGGAGTTCTATCGGAACATGGCTCGGCAGATGGCCTTCGACCCGCGCCGTGCCTTAGGGGTTTAA
- a CDS encoding chaperone modulator CbpM has protein sequence MSKSIITSSLGVWIGDEGILSLEELALACGAEIDCIIELVGLGVLTPKGAETAAWRFAAADIQRARRLLRLMRDFETSLEVAAVILDLLEEAERLRACLRRAGLAAD, from the coding sequence ATGAGCAAAAGCATCATCACGTCGAGCCTCGGTGTCTGGATCGGAGACGAGGGGATATTGTCTCTGGAAGAACTGGCCTTGGCTTGCGGAGCGGAGATCGATTGCATCATCGAGCTGGTGGGCCTGGGGGTGTTGACGCCCAAGGGCGCCGAAACGGCCGCCTGGCGTTTCGCCGCCGCCGACATCCAGCGCGCCCGCCGGCTGCTGCGCCTGATGCGCGATTTCGAAACCAGTCTGGAGGTGGCGGCGGTCATCCTGGACCTGCTGGAAGAAGCCGAGAGGCTGCGCGCATGCCTGCGGCGGGCCGGGCTGGCGGCGGATTGA
- a CDS encoding zinc metalloprotease HtpX, translating to MNLAQWHRHAWLNRLQSALLMAFMMALLALLGHMVWGEEGLLTLLMLALALSLLHPIVSPWLVLRLYRARPLHPAEVPALYDMLAELARRAELPAVPTLCHVQSDLVNAFTVGGARDAVIGVTDGLLRNLQWREIAGVLAHEISHIRSGDLRVMGLADLMSRLARFLSLFGQLLLLFNLPLLWAEQVQVNWWALALLIFAPHIILLAQLGLSRTREFHADLNAAWLTGDPEGLASALAKIEYGSRRLMAILFPGVNLPEPSWLRTHPPTEERIRRLMELRQHPARPVWDPLREPGRPAWMRQVTRRPRYHWSGLWY from the coding sequence TTGAATCTGGCGCAGTGGCATCGCCATGCCTGGCTCAATCGCCTGCAATCGGCGCTGTTGATGGCGTTCATGATGGCCCTCCTGGCCCTGCTCGGACACATGGTCTGGGGCGAGGAAGGGCTGCTCACGCTGCTGATGTTGGCGCTCGCGCTGAGCTTACTCCATCCGATCGTTTCGCCCTGGCTGGTGCTGCGCCTGTATCGGGCCAGGCCGCTGCATCCGGCGGAGGTCCCGGCGCTTTACGACATGCTGGCCGAACTCGCGCGCCGCGCCGAACTGCCGGCCGTCCCCACCCTCTGCCATGTCCAAAGCGACCTGGTGAATGCCTTCACCGTGGGCGGCGCGAGGGACGCCGTCATCGGTGTGACCGACGGTCTGTTGCGCAACCTGCAATGGCGGGAAATCGCCGGCGTTCTGGCCCACGAAATCAGCCATATCAGGAGCGGCGATCTTCGGGTCATGGGACTGGCCGACCTGATGAGCCGGCTGGCGCGTTTCCTGTCGCTGTTCGGCCAACTGCTGTTGCTGTTCAACCTGCCGCTGCTGTGGGCCGAGCAGGTTCAGGTGAACTGGTGGGCGCTGGCGCTGCTGATCTTCGCCCCGCACATCATCCTGTTGGCGCAGCTGGGTTTGTCGCGCACCCGCGAGTTTCACGCCGACCTCAATGCGGCCTGGCTCACCGGCGATCCGGAGGGGCTGGCCAGCGCCTTGGCGAAGATCGAATACGGGTCGCGACGGTTGATGGCTATCCTGTTTCCCGGCGTGAATCTGCCCGAGCCCTCGTGGCTGCGCACCCATCCGCCCACCGAAGAGCGCATCCGCCGCCTGATGGAACTCAGGCAGCACCCGGCCCGGCCCGTCTGGGACCCGCTCCGGGAGCCGGGTCGACCGGCATGGATGCGACAGGTCACTCGCCGGCCCCGCTACCACTGGAGCGGGCTTTGGTATTGA
- a CDS encoding phosphate-starvation-inducible PsiE family protein: MTFYERFEQVVAIILANVIAVVIVISLYQLIRTVVVLISSRVLDSLAHGVFQELFGMIMTLLIAMEFKHSILRVALRRGSIIQVKTVVLIALIALARKFVILDPNADAGTIGALSAALLALGAVYWVLTACEKREP, from the coding sequence ATGACCTTCTATGAACGTTTCGAGCAGGTGGTCGCGATCATCCTGGCGAACGTGATCGCGGTGGTCATCGTCATCTCGCTCTACCAGCTCATTCGCACCGTCGTCGTGCTGATCAGCAGTCGGGTCCTCGATTCGCTCGCTCATGGGGTGTTCCAGGAACTGTTCGGTATGATCATGACCTTGCTGATCGCGATGGAATTCAAGCATTCCATCCTGCGGGTGGCCTTGCGCCGCGGCAGCATCATTCAGGTCAAGACCGTCGTATTGATCGCCTTGATCGCGCTGGCGCGCAAGTTCGTCATCCTCGATCCGAATGCCGACGCGGGAACCATCGGTGCCTTGTCGGCCGCATTACTGGCCCTGGGGGCGGTGTATTGGGTGCTCACTGCCTGCGAAAAACGGGAACCCTAG
- a CDS encoding MarC family protein encodes MTLAQVAVLLFLVTDPFGNLPLLLTVLRRLDAVAFRRAVLRETAMAFGVLAVFAWKGDRLLDYLNVTEPSLSIAGGVILGIISLKMIFGQTQEVFEDRYADDPLLVPIAIPAIAGPAALTTMMLLSKQHGIPLPTLLGALALVFLASLSIFLLGRFLGQWLGPRGLIALERLMGLMLNLVAVDMTMAGIKRFFT; translated from the coding sequence ATGACGCTGGCCCAGGTCGCCGTATTGCTGTTTCTGGTCACCGACCCTTTCGGCAATCTGCCTTTACTGTTGACCGTGCTGCGACGGCTGGATGCGGTGGCTTTTCGCCGGGCGGTACTGCGCGAAACGGCGATGGCCTTCGGAGTGCTGGCGGTGTTCGCCTGGAAGGGCGATCGTTTGCTCGACTACCTCAACGTGACCGAGCCGTCTTTGAGCATCGCGGGCGGGGTGATCCTGGGCATCATTTCCCTGAAGATGATCTTCGGCCAGACTCAGGAGGTCTTCGAGGACCGCTATGCGGACGATCCGCTCCTCGTGCCCATCGCCATACCCGCCATCGCCGGGCCTGCCGCCTTGACCACCATGATGCTGCTGAGCAAACAGCATGGAATCCCGCTCCCGACGCTGCTCGGCGCGTTGGCACTGGTTTTCCTGGCAAGCCTGAGCATCTTTCTGCTCGGTCGGTTCCTCGGGCAATGGCTCGGACCGCGCGGCTTGATCGCCCTGGAACGGCTCATGGGGCTGATGCTCAACCTGGTGGCGGTGGACATGACCATGGCCGGCATCAAGCGTTTCTTCACCTGA
- the ftsH gene encoding ATP-dependent zinc metalloprotease FtsH, with the protein MNKKIDPENWKEKWKKYDWSKRDLNIGYWIVAFILLLMIQDWWAATQVEVVPYSEFEQALEQGRIADVLIGDKVITGRLKQKDASGKSTIAAARVEPDLAERLSRFNVPYARVVESTWLRDLLSWVLPTVIFFGVWFFLFRKFAEKQGMGGFMTIGKSRARVYVEAETGVTFDDVAGVDEAKEELKEIVDFLKNPKEYGRLGARVPRGILLVGPPGTGKTLLAKALAGQAGVPFFSISGAEFVEMFVGVGAARVRDLFEQARAKAPAIIFIDEIDALGRARGAFPGVGGHDEREQTLNQLLAELDGFDPSTGLVLLAATNRPEILDPALLRAGRFDRQVLVDRPDKTGRLAILKVHVKKVKLAQDADLEQIASLTTGFSGADLANLVNEAAVLATRRKAAAINLDDFTRAIERIVAGLEKKNRILNQEERKVVAYHEMGHALVALSLPGTDPVHKVSIIPRGIGALGYTIQRPTEDRYLMTREELENKIAVLLGGRAAEKLVFQRLSTGAADDLAKATDIARDMITRYGMDENLGYVAYEPQQQRFLDVPGLAQQGGFRISESTAQQIDEAIRATISRSFERAYGLLQRNRAVLERCAQTLLTRETLDETAIRELTQDLQS; encoded by the coding sequence ATGAACAAGAAGATCGATCCGGAAAACTGGAAGGAAAAATGGAAAAAATACGATTGGAGCAAGAGAGACTTGAATATCGGCTACTGGATCGTCGCCTTCATTCTTTTGTTGATGATTCAAGACTGGTGGGCCGCGACGCAGGTGGAGGTGGTGCCTTACAGCGAGTTCGAGCAGGCCTTGGAACAGGGGCGCATCGCGGACGTGCTGATCGGTGACAAGGTCATCACCGGCAGGCTGAAGCAGAAAGACGCCAGCGGCAAGAGTACCATCGCCGCTGCCCGGGTCGAGCCGGATCTGGCCGAGCGTCTGTCGCGCTTCAATGTACCGTACGCCCGGGTGGTCGAGAGCACTTGGCTGCGAGACCTGCTGTCCTGGGTCTTGCCCACGGTGATCTTCTTCGGCGTCTGGTTCTTCCTGTTCCGCAAGTTCGCGGAAAAACAGGGGATGGGCGGTTTCATGACCATCGGCAAGAGCCGCGCCCGGGTCTATGTCGAAGCCGAAACCGGCGTCACCTTCGATGATGTGGCGGGCGTGGACGAGGCCAAGGAAGAGCTGAAGGAAATCGTCGATTTCCTGAAAAACCCCAAGGAGTACGGACGACTGGGCGCGCGCGTGCCGAGAGGCATCCTGCTGGTGGGTCCGCCGGGTACCGGCAAGACGCTCCTGGCCAAGGCGCTCGCGGGTCAGGCCGGGGTGCCCTTCTTCTCGATTTCCGGCGCCGAATTCGTGGAAATGTTCGTGGGCGTGGGCGCGGCGCGGGTGCGCGACCTGTTCGAGCAGGCGCGCGCAAAAGCGCCCGCCATCATCTTCATCGACGAAATCGACGCCCTGGGCCGCGCGCGCGGCGCTTTTCCGGGCGTGGGCGGGCATGACGAGCGGGAACAAACGCTCAACCAGCTTTTGGCGGAACTGGACGGCTTCGATCCCTCCACCGGCCTGGTGTTGCTGGCAGCCACCAACCGGCCGGAAATCCTCGACCCGGCACTCCTGAGGGCCGGGCGGTTCGACCGGCAGGTGCTGGTGGATCGTCCCGACAAGACCGGACGGCTGGCCATCCTCAAGGTGCACGTGAAGAAGGTGAAGCTGGCTCAGGACGCCGATCTGGAACAGATCGCCTCACTCACCACCGGTTTTTCCGGCGCCGATCTGGCCAACCTGGTCAACGAGGCTGCCGTCCTGGCCACCCGGCGCAAGGCTGCAGCCATCAACCTGGATGACTTCACCCGTGCCATCGAACGCATCGTCGCGGGCCTGGAAAAGAAAAATCGCATCCTCAATCAAGAGGAACGCAAGGTGGTGGCCTATCACGAAATGGGCCACGCCCTCGTCGCGCTGTCCCTGCCGGGCACCGACCCGGTCCACAAGGTATCCATCATCCCCCGTGGCATCGGCGCCTTGGGTTATACCATCCAGCGTCCCACCGAAGACCGCTACCTGATGACGCGTGAGGAACTGGAAAACAAGATCGCCGTGCTCCTGGGCGGGCGTGCTGCGGAGAAGCTGGTGTTTCAAAGGCTTTCCACCGGTGCGGCGGACGATCTGGCCAAGGCGACCGACATCGCCCGCGACATGATCACCCGCTATGGCATGGACGAAAATCTGGGCTATGTGGCCTATGAGCCGCAGCAGCAGCGCTTCCTCGACGTGCCGGGTCTGGCGCAACAAGGCGGTTTCCGGATCAGCGAATCCACGGCCCAGCAGATCGACGAAGCCATTCGCGCCACCATCTCCCGGTCGTTCGAGCGCGCCTATGGATTGCTTCAGCGCAATCGAGCCGTATTGGAACGCTGCGCCCAAACCCTCCTGACCCGCGAGACGCTCGACGAAACCGCCATTCGCGAACTGACGCAGGACTTGCAGTCCTGA
- a CDS encoding S1C family serine protease translates to MSHTHHCARHRTSIAGIGLLAFLLLSIPAHAEWPVSSGKGSARPVTPRGELSLEEKANIELFERTKNSVVYISTLQRVVDPWTRNMFSIPRGTGSGFIWDEAGHVVTNFHVVEGASGATVKLADGRDYKAALIGVSKAHDLAVLKIDVGPNAPSPVPIGVSHDLKVGQKVYAIGNPFGLDWSLTIGIVSALDRSLTEETGVTIEHLIQTDAAINPGNSGGPLLDSAGRLIGINTAIYSPSGASSGVGFAVPVDTVNRVVPQLIARGQYTRPALGIAVDEGINQMAVQRLGVTGVVVLKVNPGSAAEAAGLKGSSLLPDGRLIPGDIITAVEGRPVDSVGKLLALLDDYRIGQTVRLSVRRGEKELEVAVQLQAGS, encoded by the coding sequence ATGAGTCATACCCACCACTGCGCCCGCCACCGGACTTCGATCGCGGGCATCGGTTTACTGGCTTTCCTGTTGCTGTCGATCCCGGCACACGCGGAATGGCCGGTCTCGTCCGGCAAGGGAAGTGCCAGACCGGTCACCCCACGGGGCGAGCTTTCGCTGGAAGAAAAGGCTAACATCGAGCTGTTCGAGCGCACCAAAAACTCGGTGGTGTACATCTCCACCCTGCAACGGGTGGTGGACCCCTGGACGCGCAACATGTTCAGCATTCCCCGCGGCACCGGTTCCGGCTTCATCTGGGACGAAGCCGGCCATGTGGTGACCAATTTTCACGTGGTGGAAGGGGCCAGCGGAGCCACCGTCAAGCTCGCCGACGGGCGCGACTACAAGGCGGCCCTGATCGGGGTGAGCAAAGCCCATGATCTGGCCGTGCTGAAAATCGACGTCGGTCCCAATGCGCCATCGCCGGTGCCCATCGGCGTCAGCCACGATCTCAAGGTGGGGCAGAAGGTGTACGCCATAGGCAACCCGTTCGGTCTGGACTGGTCGCTCACCATCGGCATCGTCTCGGCGCTGGATCGCTCCCTCACCGAGGAAACCGGAGTCACCATCGAACATCTGATCCAGACCGACGCCGCCATCAATCCCGGCAATTCCGGCGGTCCACTGCTGGATTCGGCCGGCCGGCTGATCGGCATCAACACCGCCATCTACAGCCCTTCGGGTGCATCTTCCGGCGTGGGCTTTGCGGTGCCGGTGGACACCGTCAACCGCGTGGTGCCGCAACTGATCGCCCGCGGCCAGTATACGCGGCCGGCGCTGGGCATCGCCGTGGACGAAGGAATCAACCAGATGGCCGTTCAGCGGCTGGGCGTCACGGGGGTGGTGGTGTTGAAGGTCAATCCAGGGTCCGCCGCCGAGGCGGCCGGACTCAAGGGTTCTAGCCTCCTGCCCGACGGGCGTCTGATTCCGGGCGACATCATCACCGCCGTGGAGGGCAGGCCGGTGGATAGTGTGGGCAAGCTTCTGGCCCTGCTGGACGACTATCGCATCGGCCAGACGGTGCGCCTGTCGGTGCGACGCGGCGAAAAGGAGCTGGAGGTGGCCGTGCAATTGCAGGCCGGCAGTTGA